A single Campylobacter hyointestinalis subsp. hyointestinalis DNA region contains:
- a CDS encoding NAD(+) kinase, with the protein MTEIHKNLKTIGISTRNALEQKQAIEIIEKILNDYGIEIALESRVAKELGLTGYSFEELVKKAPLIISIGGDGNFIGTCRKCANASTYVFGVHTGHLGFLTDVTLEDFKGFISEFLKGNYTVERPCMLEAKFKKDGKITKKFAFNDVVLMRRKIDSTSHIEAFLNDEHFNSYYGDGVIVSSAMGSTAYNMSAGGAIIYPLCEVFSLTPVCSHSLTQRPLILPKEFKVEFKSEDDVVVLIDGQDRSDLKNYSSVEIGISDVWVNLVRHKSRDYFGVLKQKLRWGHNDK; encoded by the coding sequence ATGACAGAAATTCATAAAAATTTAAAAACTATCGGTATATCTACTAGAAATGCTTTAGAGCAAAAACAAGCAATAGAAATAATAGAAAAAATATTGAATGATTATGGTATAGAAATAGCATTAGAATCCAGAGTCGCAAAAGAGCTCGGCTTAACAGGATATAGCTTTGAAGAATTAGTAAAAAAAGCTCCACTCATAATCTCTATAGGCGGAGATGGAAATTTTATAGGGACTTGTAGAAAATGTGCAAATGCTAGTACTTACGTTTTTGGAGTTCATACCGGACATTTGGGATTTTTGACTGACGTCACTTTGGAAGATTTTAAAGGATTCATAAGCGAGTTTTTAAAAGGAAACTACACGGTAGAGCGTCCTTGTATGCTTGAAGCTAAATTTAAAAAAGATGGCAAAATAACTAAAAAATTTGCTTTTAACGACGTTGTTTTGATGAGACGCAAGATAGACTCGACGTCGCATATAGAGGCGTTTTTAAACGATGAGCATTTTAACTCATACTACGGCGATGGCGTTATAGTAAGCTCTGCGATGGGATCTACGGCTTATAATATGAGCGCAGGAGGAGCCATCATCTATCCGCTTTGTGAGGTTTTTAGTCTTACTCCTGTTTGCTCTCACAGTCTTACTCAACGCCCCTTGATACTTCCAAAAGAGTTTAAAGTAGAGTTTAAAAGCGAAGATGACGTTGTGGTTTTGATAGATGGACAAGACAGAAGTGATCTAAAAAATTATTCGAGCGTTGAGATAGGAATAAGCGATGTTTGGGTAAATTTAGTCAGGCACAAAAGCAGGGATTACTTTGGAGTATTGAAACAAAAATTAAGATGGGGACATAATGATAAGTAG
- a CDS encoding AAA family ATPase, translating to MISRIYIKNHLSFKEVELEFGNGLSVFTGVSGAGKSILMNAILAVFGFKDSEAKLIEADAIYEFDMSEFGIESSEINSFKLLKDKSTRYFINNQSVSKKNLSLIASSHLKYLSAKDISEFENSRLLAVLDHLASNLDPNFTEILKQYNDKFSKFNEIKKELEKIKLEEKKIEELKEFASFEIQKISNINPTIGEFEELITAKKRLSKKDKIEVAWQKADAVFAYEKAVLDALNLSDIDSSFFSEALNELKIARSSVNFEDLEDMDIERVLDRIEDLNGLVKRYGSIEEAINTLNNRKIELERYERIEFEKSELENEFKKVNDEILGLASKISDARKSCLAKFNDTLNGYLSELYMDSATLDIKQKELVANGFDEVVVNLNSTNLKNLSSGEINRLRLAFIASEANITEFGNGVLILDEIDANLSGKEAMSIANVLLELARFYQIFAISHLPQLSSKAHHHFLVEKNGDESKVRALDKDGRIRELSRMISGEHISDEATMFAKKLLNI from the coding sequence ATGATAAGTAGAATTTATATAAAAAACCATCTTAGCTTTAAAGAAGTAGAGCTAGAGTTTGGAAATGGTTTGAGTGTATTTACTGGAGTTAGTGGAGCTGGAAAGTCGATTTTGATGAACGCTATTTTAGCAGTATTTGGCTTTAAAGACAGTGAAGCAAAGCTCATAGAAGCAGATGCTATATATGAGTTTGATATGAGTGAGTTTGGTATAGAAAGTAGTGAAATAAACAGTTTTAAACTTCTAAAAGATAAAAGCACTAGGTATTTTATAAATAATCAATCAGTATCTAAAAAAAATCTTTCGCTTATAGCAAGTAGCCATTTAAAATACCTAAGCGCAAAAGATATAAGCGAGTTTGAAAATAGTCGTTTGCTCGCGGTTTTAGATCATTTAGCATCAAATTTAGATCCGAATTTTACTGAAATTTTAAAACAATATAATGATAAATTCAGTAAATTTAACGAGATCAAAAAAGAGTTAGAAAAGATAAAACTAGAAGAAAAAAAGATAGAAGAACTCAAAGAATTCGCAAGTTTTGAGATACAAAAAATATCAAATATAAACCCGACGATAGGTGAGTTTGAAGAGCTTATTACGGCAAAAAAAAGACTTAGCAAAAAAGATAAGATTGAAGTTGCTTGGCAAAAAGCAGATGCCGTATTTGCTTATGAAAAAGCTGTGCTTGATGCATTGAATTTAAGCGATATCGATAGTAGTTTTTTTAGTGAGGCTTTAAATGAGCTAAAAATCGCAAGAAGTAGCGTAAATTTCGAAGATTTAGAAGATATGGATATAGAGCGTGTTCTTGATAGGATAGAGGATCTAAACGGACTAGTAAAAAGGTATGGTAGTATAGAAGAAGCTATAAATACCTTAAACAATAGAAAGATTGAGCTAGAAAGATATGAGAGAATCGAGTTTGAAAAAAGCGAACTTGAAAATGAGTTTAAAAAGGTAAATGATGAGATCTTAGGTCTAGCTAGTAAGATATCAGATGCTAGAAAAAGTTGTTTGGCTAAATTTAATGACACGTTAAATGGCTATTTGAGCGAGCTTTATATGGATAGCGCGACTCTTGATATAAAGCAAAAAGAACTCGTCGCAAACGGTTTTGATGAAGTTGTTGTAAATTTAAACAGTACGAATTTGAAAAATCTAAGTAGTGGTGAGATAAATAGACTCAGGCTCGCATTTATCGCTAGCGAAGCAAATATCACAGAGTTTGGAAATGGAGTTTTGATCCTAGATGAGATAGATGCGAATTTAAGCGGAAAAGAAGCTATGAGTATAGCAAACGTACTTTTAGAGTTAGCTCGTTTTTATCAAATTTTTGCGATTTCACATTTACCACAACTAAGCTCAAAGGCTCATCATCACTTTTTAGTGGAAAAAAATGGTGATGAAAGCAAAGTAAGAGCGCTTGATAAAGATGGGCGCATACGTGAGCTTTCAAGAATGATAAGTGGTGAGCATATCAGTGATGAAGCGACTATGTTCGCTAAAAAATTATTAAATATTTAA
- a CDS encoding GGDEF domain-containing response regulator — protein MKERILVVDDNKALAKLIAKKMEQDVDMDVVVAHSFSEARDIIEDNDDFFIALLDLNLPDAPNGEIVDYVLSKNILVIVLTGSMDNATKDIFTNKNIVDYVVKSNMNNINYIFDTINRLSKNRDYKVMIVDDSTPMRNKIKQFLLSQQFKVFAAAHGEEAMSYLADNPDIKLVLTDYNMPVMDGFELMGHIREKYSKNEISVIAITGDNSDVDTGAKFLKNGANDFIVKPFSKEELMCRVNNSIESMENIKFMAKLANTDFLSGAYNRRYFYMNMDEYYKTCLDQSFAVAMFDIDDFKRINNSFGHDIGDIVIQKLSSFLIGGLDEDDLVARFGGEEFCVVLKNIKFDDAVKKIVSIRAKIAACLINIKGFDIKLTVSVGVTNGDFSKDIDWLISKSDEALYNAKTAGKNRVEIL, from the coding sequence ATGAAAGAAAGAATCTTAGTTGTCGATGACAACAAGGCCTTAGCGAAGTTGATAGCTAAAAAAATGGAACAAGATGTTGATATGGATGTTGTCGTTGCGCATAGCTTTAGCGAAGCAAGAGATATCATAGAAGATAACGATGATTTTTTTATAGCTCTTTTAGATCTAAATTTACCAGACGCGCCAAATGGCGAGATAGTTGATTATGTTTTATCGAAAAATATACTCGTGATCGTTCTTACTGGAAGTATGGATAACGCGACAAAAGATATATTTACAAATAAAAACATAGTTGATTACGTCGTCAAAAGCAATATGAATAATATAAATTATATTTTTGATACCATAAATAGGCTTAGTAAAAATAGAGATTATAAAGTAATGATAGTAGATGATAGCACTCCTATGAGAAATAAAATCAAGCAATTTTTACTTTCTCAACAATTTAAGGTCTTTGCCGCAGCGCATGGCGAAGAGGCTATGAGCTATTTAGCTGATAATCCAGATATCAAACTTGTTTTAACTGATTATAATATGCCAGTTATGGACGGTTTTGAGCTTATGGGACACATCAGAGAAAAATATTCCAAAAATGAAATAAGTGTTATAGCCATCACAGGAGACAACTCAGACGTCGATACTGGAGCAAAATTTCTAAAGAACGGTGCAAATGATTTTATCGTCAAGCCTTTTAGCAAAGAAGAGCTAATGTGCCGCGTAAATAATAGTATCGAGTCTATGGAAAATATCAAATTTATGGCAAAATTAGCTAATACGGATTTTTTGAGTGGTGCTTATAACAGAAGATATTTTTATATGAATATGGACGAGTATTACAAGACTTGTTTAGATCAAAGCTTTGCAGTGGCTATGTTTGACATAGATGATTTTAAAAGGATAAACAATAGTTTTGGACACGATATAGGAGATATAGTCATACAAAAACTCTCAAGCTTTTTGATAGGTGGTCTTGATGAAGACGACTTAGTAGCTCGTTTTGGTGGAGAGGAGTTTTGCGTAGTTTTAAAAAATATTAAATTTGATGATGCTGTAAAAAAAATAGTATCCATAAGAGCCAAAATCGCTGCTTGTTTAATAAATATAAAAGGTTTTGATATAAAACTTACAGTTTCTGTCGGCGTTACTAACGGAGACTTTTCTAAAGATATCGACTGGCTTATATCAAAATCCGATGAAGCACTTTATAATGCGAAAACAGCCGGAAAAAATAGGGTAGAAATATTATGA
- a CDS encoding TatD family hydrolase produces the protein MIIDTHCHLDDERYIDDLDDLIKNLQNNGIKQVIIPGADINDLPKACKIANRYDNIFFAVGVHPYETEGYDRDTLIKFAKDRKCVAVGECGLDYFRLPQTGVLEYKNRQKDVFIDQIKLASKLKKPLIVHIRDANEDSLNILKEYKDELVGGVLHCFNASPILLELSNKFYYGIGGVLTFKNAKKLVEILPQIPLDKVIIETDGPYLTPEPHRGERNEPKFTNFVAQKIADILNLTKDEVEEITTKNAQRLFNI, from the coding sequence ATGATTATAGATACTCATTGTCATTTAGATGATGAAAGATACATTGACGATCTAGATGATTTGATAAAAAATTTACAAAATAATGGCATAAAACAGGTGATAATCCCCGGTGCTGATATCAATGATTTACCAAAAGCGTGTAAAATAGCAAATAGATATGATAATATCTTTTTTGCAGTCGGAGTTCATCCTTATGAGACAGAGGGCTATGACAGAGATACTTTGATCAAATTTGCTAAAGATAGAAAATGCGTAGCCGTAGGAGAGTGTGGACTGGACTATTTCAGGCTTCCGCAAACTGGTGTTTTAGAGTATAAAAATAGACAAAAAGATGTTTTTATAGATCAGATAAAGTTAGCTTCAAAGCTAAAAAAACCTCTTATCGTACATATAAGAGATGCAAACGAAGATAGCTTAAATATACTAAAAGAGTATAAAGATGAACTTGTAGGTGGAGTTTTGCATTGTTTTAATGCAAGTCCTATCTTGCTAGAACTTAGCAATAAGTTTTACTATGGTATCGGTGGAGTTTTGACGTTTAAAAATGCTAAAAAACTAGTCGAAATTCTACCACAAATTCCGCTTGATAAAGTGATAATAGAAACCGATGGTCCGTATCTGACGCCTGAGCCACACCGTGGTGAAAGAAATGAACCTAAATTTACTAATTTTGTAGCACAGAAGATAGCTGATATTTTAAATTTAACAAAAGACGAGGTGGAGGAGATCACGACTAAAAACGCGCAAAGATTATTTAATATTTAA
- a CDS encoding lytic transglycosylase domain-containing protein encodes MKFFTTILLCFLAASSLFGYIPANNDYNSQLRVLKELDIDPKYMKDPYFLAMKFDDSSSRKKSFVNTIKEEYKHISMLKELMDKHNMPKSFLYLAIVESGLSNKAMSNSKAAGMWQFMEGTAKLHGLKVDKYVDERRDPIASTLAAVKYLKNLKAQFGKWYLAIMAYNCGEGNLKKAIAKAGSDDLSVLVDPDKKYLSLETRMFIRKILLVANMAEDSDFIIANDSSILNNANQISIARVSVPGGTALSEVAEAIGLSTKKMKEYNSHLRYGFTPPNLKEYYLYIPLNKKDIFATNFKPMDSKSFKIYDVKKGDTIAKIATKWKVSPKEIQKYNDITKVKPNDKIIILTSKNSQALANYIVKKGDTLLGISKKFDVQVKDIVELNNLKSSSLGIGDSIVIPK; translated from the coding sequence ATGAAATTTTTTACAACTATTTTACTATGTTTTTTAGCTGCTAGTTCGCTTTTTGGATATATACCTGCAAATAATGATTATAACTCACAACTAAGAGTTTTAAAAGAGCTTGATATAGATCCTAAATACATGAAAGATCCATACTTCTTAGCTATGAAATTTGATGATTCGAGTTCTAGAAAAAAAAGTTTCGTAAATACCATAAAAGAAGAATACAAACACATATCTATGTTAAAAGAGCTTATGGATAAGCACAATATGCCAAAATCATTTTTGTATCTTGCTATAGTTGAGAGCGGACTATCAAATAAAGCGATGTCAAATTCAAAAGCGGCCGGTATGTGGCAGTTTATGGAAGGTACAGCAAAACTTCACGGGTTAAAAGTAGATAAATATGTCGATGAAAGACGTGATCCTATCGCTTCGACTCTTGCAGCGGTAAAATATTTAAAAAATTTAAAAGCGCAATTTGGAAAATGGTATTTGGCTATTATGGCTTATAACTGTGGCGAGGGAAATTTGAAAAAAGCTATCGCAAAAGCTGGTTCTGACGATCTTAGCGTTTTAGTAGATCCAGATAAAAAATACCTTTCTTTAGAAACTAGAATGTTTATAAGAAAGATACTTTTAGTTGCAAATATGGCCGAAGATAGTGATTTTATCATTGCAAACGATTCTTCGATACTAAATAATGCAAATCAAATAAGTATAGCAAGAGTTTCAGTGCCAGGAGGAACCGCTTTGAGCGAAGTCGCAGAAGCCATAGGCCTTAGCACTAAAAAGATGAAAGAGTATAACTCTCATTTAAGATACGGCTTTACTCCGCCAAATTTAAAAGAGTATTATCTTTATATACCTCTTAATAAAAAAGATATTTTTGCAACGAATTTTAAACCTATGGATAGTAAATCATTTAAAATTTATGATGTTAAAAAAGGCGATACTATAGCTAAAATAGCGACTAAATGGAAAGTTAGTCCTAAAGAAATTCAAAAATACAATGACATAACAAAAGTAAAGCCAAACGATAAAATTATTATTTTAACATCAAAGAATAGCCAGGCATTAGCAAATTATATAGTTAAAAAAGGCGACACACTGCTTGGAATTTCTAAAAAATTTGATGTACAAGTAAAAGATATAGTAGAGTTAAATAATCTTAAAAGCTCAAGTTTGGGAATAGGGGATAGTATTGTCATACCTAAATAA
- a CDS encoding septal ring lytic transglycosylase RlpA family protein — MSYLNKNLYLACFVLVFTGCSIVKNIPYYPSKDFQTKSINNSSSMHKATMKPYTINGKTYYPTVVEVGDTASGIASWYGPNFHGKKTSNGENYNMNAMTAAHKTLPMNTMVKVLNLKNGKTTLVRINDRGPFVAGRIIDLSKAAANEISMIGAGTAPVRLEVVGFYGKVETPSNKSATTHTYAGGNFMVQIGAFRKKTGADSYKKEFDKTSGYRVTVRNYVLDSEPIYRVFLTGFRSEDEARDFISSGKFKGAFIVRD; from the coding sequence TTGTCATACCTAAATAAAAATTTATATCTAGCTTGTTTCGTGCTTGTATTTACCGGCTGTTCTATAGTAAAAAATATACCGTATTATCCAAGTAAGGATTTTCAAACAAAGAGTATAAATAACTCATCTAGTATGCATAAAGCCACTATGAAACCATATACTATAAATGGCAAAACTTACTATCCTACGGTTGTTGAGGTCGGCGACACGGCTAGTGGAATCGCAAGCTGGTATGGTCCGAATTTTCACGGTAAAAAAACAAGTAACGGTGAAAACTATAATATGAACGCGATGACTGCTGCTCATAAAACTTTACCGATGAATACTATGGTTAAAGTACTCAATTTAAAAAATGGAAAAACTACACTCGTAAGGATAAATGATCGTGGTCCGTTTGTGGCGGGACGCATCATAGATCTATCTAAAGCCGCGGCAAACGAGATATCTATGATAGGTGCTGGAACTGCCCCTGTTAGACTAGAAGTTGTTGGATTTTACGGTAAAGTCGAGACTCCAAGCAATAAATCAGCCACTACTCACACTTATGCTGGTGGAAATTTTATGGTGCAAATCGGTGCATTTAGAAAGAAAACTGGAGCTGACTCGTATAAGAAAGAGTTTGATAAGACAAGTGGATACAGAGTGACTGTTAGAAACTATGTGCTAGATAGCGAGCCTATATATAGAGTGTTCTTAACTGGATTTAGAAGTGAAGATGAAGCTAGAGATTTTATAAGCTCGGGTAAATTTAAAGGCGCATTTATAGTAAGGGATTAA
- the hisB gene encoding imidazoleglycerol-phosphate dehydratase HisB — MIKKHRVTKETDIELELEINGSGKSEINTGVGFFDHMLISLAKHSLMDIKLSCKGDLFIDDHHSVEDCGIVLGSAIKESIYPLKGVERYANSVVVMDEAAVECAMDLSNRAYLVYESKMNEKIGTFDSELIEEFFRALAMNAGITLHIIKLRGTNSHHIAEASFKAFAVAFRRAMSKNERIETPSTKGVL; from the coding sequence ATGATAAAAAAACATAGAGTTACAAAAGAAACAGATATTGAACTAGAACTTGAGATAAACGGTAGTGGAAAAAGCGAAATAAATACGGGTGTAGGGTTTTTTGATCATATGCTCATCTCTCTTGCTAAGCACTCATTGATGGACATAAAGCTTAGTTGTAAAGGTGATCTTTTTATAGATGATCATCATAGCGTAGAAGACTGCGGTATAGTGTTAGGATCTGCTATAAAAGAGAGTATATATCCACTTAAAGGCGTAGAGAGATATGCAAATAGCGTTGTTGTTATGGATGAAGCCGCTGTTGAGTGTGCTATGGATCTTTCAAACAGAGCATATCTTGTTTATGAGAGTAAGATGAATGAAAAAATAGGTACGTTTGATAGTGAACTTATCGAAGAATTTTTTAGGGCTTTGGCTATGAATGCTGGGATTACTTTACACATTATAAAGCTTAGAGGGACAAATTCCCATCATATCGCAGAAGCTAGTTTTAAAGCATTTGCGGTTGCTTTTAGAAGAGCGATGAGCAAAAATGAACGCATAGAAACACCTAGTACAAAGGGTGTTTTATGA
- a CDS encoding KdsC family phosphatase yields MIEIIFLDVDGCLSDGGIYKTNSGDEFKRFDVKDGFALQQWNKLGKISAIITGKKSLIVENRAKELGIKYCFQDVKDKMAKASEILNLEGLSFDNAAAIGDDLNDMRLLSSVALSFSPNDAHESVKTDIKLSKNGGFGAVREMIDIIIDRSNLKDKWLSSWL; encoded by the coding sequence ATGATAGAGATAATATTTCTCGATGTTGATGGATGTCTTAGCGATGGCGGTATTTATAAAACAAATAGTGGTGATGAGTTTAAACGTTTTGATGTAAAAGACGGTTTTGCTTTGCAGCAGTGGAATAAGCTAGGAAAAATTTCAGCTATCATAACTGGTAAAAAATCCCTTATCGTTGAAAACAGGGCAAAAGAGCTTGGTATAAAATACTGTTTTCAAGATGTAAAAGACAAGATGGCAAAGGCTAGTGAGATACTAAATTTAGAAGGTCTAAGTTTTGATAATGCAGCTGCTATCGGCGATGATCTAAATGATATGAGACTTTTATCTAGTGTTGCTCTTAGTTTTAGTCCAAATGACGCTCATGAATCAGTAAAAACGGATATCAAACTTAGTAAAAATGGTGGTTTTGGCGCTGTTAGAGAAATGATAGATATCATTATCGATAGATCAAATTTAAAAGATAAGTGGTTAAGCTCTTGGTTGTAA
- the lptA gene encoding lipopolysaccharide transport periplasmic protein LptA, producing the protein MVGKKISFIFGLFLAINLNAERIEVTSEDFFADEKALVSDLKGNVVIKKGDYDTLNADFVKIFFDKNKQPIKYVATGNAKFKVILNEKNYDGSGEELTYEPSKQLYTLKQNAYLHEMQTDKKIYGDIITVNQLEGTYKVTSKDKKPVKFIFQIEDKK; encoded by the coding sequence ATGGTTGGAAAGAAAATAAGTTTTATATTTGGGTTATTCTTGGCTATAAATTTAAATGCTGAGCGCATTGAAGTTACTAGCGAAGATTTTTTTGCAGATGAAAAAGCTCTAGTGAGCGATCTAAAAGGAAACGTAGTTATCAAAAAAGGTGATTATGATACATTAAATGCTGATTTCGTAAAGATATTTTTTGATAAAAATAAGCAGCCTATAAAATACGTAGCTACCGGAAATGCTAAATTTAAAGTCATTTTGAATGAAAAAAATTACGATGGGAGCGGAGAAGAACTCACTTACGAGCCATCAAAGCAGCTTTATACGTTAAAACAAAATGCGTATCTTCATGAAATGCAGACCGATAAAAAAATATATGGGGATATCATTACCGTAAATCAGCTTGAAGGTACTTACAAAGTCACTAGCAAAGATAAAAAACCAGTTAAATTTATCTTCCAGATCGAAGATAAAAAATAA
- the yihA gene encoding ribosome biogenesis GTP-binding protein YihA/YsxC, translating into MIRITSAKFLGSSTSVDDAADFGMSEVAFLGRSNVGKSSLINALTNHQGLAKSSSTPGKTQLINFFEVIFDNENEKIPLIFVDLPGFGYAKVSKSLQNAWQKNLDEFLRKRLNIKVFVHLIDSRHTDLSKDENLGFYLDGFVRNDQKILNLYTKCDKLNQAGRSKVLKTDKDALLVSSSKRSGIDKAVQSIYNGVFGI; encoded by the coding sequence ATGATAAGAATAACAAGCGCGAAGTTTCTTGGCTCATCAACTAGTGTAGATGACGCTGCTGATTTTGGTATGAGCGAAGTCGCATTTTTAGGTCGTAGTAACGTAGGTAAAAGCTCACTCATAAACGCTCTTACAAATCATCAAGGTTTAGCAAAATCCAGCTCAACGCCGGGTAAAACTCAGCTTATTAACTTTTTTGAAGTTATATTTGACAACGAAAATGAGAAGATACCGCTTATTTTTGTTGATCTTCCCGGCTTTGGTTATGCTAAAGTAAGTAAAAGTTTGCAAAATGCTTGGCAAAAAAATCTAGACGAATTTTTAAGAAAAAGACTTAATATAAAAGTTTTTGTTCATCTCATAGACTCACGCCATACTGATTTATCCAAAGATGAAAATTTAGGATTTTATTTAGATGGATTTGTTAGAAACGACCAAAAAATCTTAAATTTATATACAAAGTGCGATAAGCTAAATCAGGCTGGGAGATCAAAAGTACTAAAAACAGATAAAGATGCTCTGCTTGTTTCTAGCTCAAAAAGAAGCGGTATAGATAAAGCGGTGCAAAGCATATATAACGGGGTTTTTGGAATTTAA